Below is a genomic region from Gemmatimonadota bacterium.
GGCGGGGCGCTCGCGACCCGGGAGCGCGCCATCGCAACATCGCAACATCGCAACATCGCGACGGTGGACACAGGAGCGGGTGGGAGACGGGCGCAAAGTGCGCGTGGTGTGCGTGTGCCGACAGCATGGGCGAAACTCGGAATGCGCGCCGGTGACGAGTGACACCGTTCCAGGGGCTCGAGGCGCGCCACCGCGGCGTCTTACGTGGACAGGCGTGACCTTCCGCGACCAGCACTGGACGTTCGCCGAGCGGACCCGGCAGTGAAGATGCGCTTCTGACCGACACGCCGCGTTGCTGTCGGGGGTGCCTTACTCGCACCGGACGGGAATGGTTTAACCATTGTTAGCAGCGTCGACCAAGAGTACGTTCAGCTGAACAGGTGCACATACGTCCAAGGACTGCTCATGACGACGAAGACGAAACGATCCACTCCCGCGCCGGACCTCTGCGAAATCGAGTACGTCGACGAGCTCGTGTGCCGCGCGCGCGTCAGGCACTCCGGATGCGGGAAGCAGTGGCGACGCTTGCGGAAACCTTCAAGATGCTCGGCGATCCGACCCGGCTGCGCATTGTGGCCGCGCTGGCCGCCCCGGATGTGGACGAGCTGTGCGTCTGTGACCTTGCGGCGCTCCTGGGCGCGTCCGATTCCGCCGTGTCCCATTCCCTTCGCGCGCTCCGGCATCTTCGCCTCGTTCGGTTCCGGCGCGAGGGGAAGATCGCGTACTACCGCCTTGATGACGCCCACGTGACGCAACTCATCCTCGAGGGCGTGCGACACGTGATCGCGGCCGGTGCCGTCGGCGCTCCCACCAGGCGCACTGGCTGACCCGAGCCATGCGCGTTGGCTGGCCGTTGAGTCGCCCTCGCAACCTCACCTCTGCGCATCGAGACCGCTGATGACATTCAGGACGACGCCGGGCAGCCGGACGGACCAACCAGGATCCGACCCGGACCGCACGGCGCCCGAAGCGAGTTCGCGCCCGGCTTCGAGGGGCCACCTCGATGTGCGGGTCGCGAACCTCGACTGCGACAGCGACGCCAATCGCATCGGGCGGGCACTTCGCGCGGCGCCCGGCGTGCAGGACGTCGCCGTGTCGCCGAAGGCGGCGCGTGTCGTCGTGCAGTTCGACCCGGCCGGCACGAGTGAGCAACGACTACGCGATACGCTCAAGGAGTTGGGATTCGCGCCGCAGGCCGCGATGACGATGGCCGACACGCCACGGCCATGGAAGAACCCGAAGGTGCTCACGTCGGCGGTCTCCGGTCTGCTGCTCTTGGTCGGGTGGCTGGTGAGCCGCGCTGGATTCGCCGAGCCCGTTACGGCCGGCATGTTCGTCGCCTCGCTCTTGTTTGGCGGCTACTACTTCGGGCGCGAAGCGCTCGAAGACTTGGTATTCGAGCGGGAGATCGGGATCGAGCTGCTCATGACCGTCGCGGCTGTCGTTGCGACCGTGATGGGGGAGCCGCTCGAGGGCGCGATGCTCGCCTTCCTGTACTCGATGTCAGAGGCCGCTGAGGGATACACCGAGGCGAAGACCCGGTCGGCCGTCCGCGCGCTGATGGAGCTGGCGCCCAAGACGGCCCTCGTCCGACGCGACGCGCCCGGTGGCCCAGTCGAGAGCACGATCCCGGTCGAAGAGGTGCGCGTCGGCGATGTGTTCATCGTGCGGCCCGGCGAGTCGATGCCGACCGACGGCGAGGTGATCACCGGAAGCTCCAGCGTCAACCAAGCTCCCGTCACCGGCGAGAGCGTGCCGGTGCTCAAAGGCGTCGGCGACGCGGTATTCGCCGGTACCATCAATGGCGAAGGATCGCTCGAGGCACGTGCGACGAAGGCGTTCGCGGAGAACACCATCGCGCGCATCATTCACTTGGTCGAAGAGGCACACGAGCGCAAGGGCACCAGTGAACGCTTCATCGAGCGCTTCGGCAAGCGGTACAGTCCGGCCGTACTGGCGATTGGCGTGCTCATGGCCGTGCTGCCGCCACTGACAGCCGGTGCGGACTGGACGACGTGGATCACGCGCGCCACGGTCTTTATCGTGGCGGCCGCGCCATGTGCCCTTGTCATCTCCATCCCGATCACGCTCGTCGCGGCCCTGGGGACGGGCGCGCGCAATGGCGTGCTGATCAAGGGCGGCGTGTTCATCGAGGCACTGGCCAAGGTGACAGTCGTCGCGCTCGACAAGACGGGAACGATCACCAACGGCGAGCCAGAGGTGACCGACGTGGTGATGCTGCCGGACGCGCCGCATCCACAGGAGCAGACCCTCGCCATTGCTGCCGGCATCGAATCGCGGAGCCAGCACCCGTTGGCGCGCGCCGTGATGAGCTTCGCGGAATCTGAGCGGATCACGCCATCGTCGATCCTCGACTTCCGCTCGTTGACGGGGGCCGGCGCCGCGGCCCGCGTGCCGGACGCGGGCGAGGGCGAAATCTTTGTCGGCAGTCCCACGCTCTTCGAGCACGACCTCGCCGTGTCGCTGGCCTCGGCGGACTCCGGACATCACGCGGCTCCAGGAGACTGGCAAGACGGTCATCGTCGTGGGCGACGCCACGCGCGCGTGGGCACTGCTGGCCATCCGGGACAATGTGCGCTCGAACGCGGCGTCCGCCATTCGCGCCCTGCACGAGGTAGGGGTCCGCACGGTCGTGATGCTGACGGGCGACAACGCACGGACTGCGGAGGCCATTGCCCGCGAGGTCGGCATCGACGAGGTGCACGCGGATCTCAAGCCGGAGGACAAGGCGCGCCTCATCGGAGCGTTCGCGGCTCGCGGCGAATACGCCTGCATGGTCGGCGACGGGGTCAATGACGCCGCAGCGTTGGCCCGAAGCTTCGGTTGGCGTGGCCTGGGCGCGGCGGGAAAGGACGTGGCGCTCGAAACGGCGGATGTGGTTCTGATGGCCGACGATCTCGACAAGCTGGTCTATGCGCTGCGCCTCGCGAAGCGGAATCAGCGCGTGGTTCAGCAAAACCTCGCGCTGTCCGTCGTGGTGATCCTCGTGCTCGTCACGGGCGCGGTCCTTGGCCAGTTCACGCTGCCCATCGCGGTGATCGGGCATGAGTTGAGTGAGTTCGTCGTGATCGCGAGCGGACTCCGCATGCTCCGCGACTGACCATCGACACGTGGCGCGCCGGCGTCAGCCGTCGCGCCACGCACCGAGAGCCGACTAGTGCTGACCCTTCACGAGCCGGTACGCGAAGTCGGCGAGGTCGCGTGGAGTGCTGGTGCTGATCCGAACGATCGACCGACGCTTGGAGCGGTCCGCGTGAGGGCGCGTCCAGTCTCGGGAAGGCTGGGCCGGCTCTGTGGCGGTCGTGCACAGTTCTTGGTAGCGCACTACCGCCACTGCACATCGCGGTAGCGCAGGAAGCGGCGGCGCGACGGCTCGCCATTGTCTTCAGCGTCGCGGACGAAGAGTACGTGAAGGCCGTGGATGCGGGGGGCCGGCTGGTCTCGCAACACGAATACGCGGAAGCGTTCGACTTTCTTGCCGACGCCCGCGGCGTGGCCACGGCGGCCGTGCTGGCGACCGTGTTGCGGTGCGCCCCCGGCAAGCCGCGAGGTGCCGGAGGGCTCGACCGTGCTCATTCCGGTCGCCGGCCTGTTCTCGATCAGCTATTGGTTGTTCTCTCACGCCGAGGCCGCGCGCTGGCAGGCGTTCATTCGCGACAAGGTGGGCCGCGCGCTCGCGCTGGGCGGCAGTGGGGCGCTGACCTTGATCGCGTTTCTAGCCGTCTACCGCGAGGGGGCCGAGACCGCACTCTTCTTCCAGGCGCTCTTTGCGGGCAGCGCCGATGTCCTGGTGCCACTGGCGTGCGGCATCGCGGCAGCGGCGAAGGCGTCGCCGCCCGACAGCATCGCGCCCAGCTCGCGGAATGTGCCTCCGGTCGCGGTTGCCCCGCCGGATACGACTCGCCATGTCACCACGGTCACGCTCGAGCCGAATCAGGGGAAGGAGATCAAGCTCCGGATGCGGAAGGGAGCCCGAGCCGACTACTCCTGGTCTACCGACCACGGTGTGGTCAATGTCGATGCGCACTGTGACGCCGTCGGCAGGCCAAGCTCCTACCACGGCTATAAACGGGGATCGAATGTCGGGGCCGACCAGGGAACGCTCGTCGCCGCGTTTGACGGCAATCACGGGTGGTTCTGGCGCAATCGTGGCACGACGCCGATCACGATCACGCTGGTGACACAGGGCACCTACGAGGCCGTGATTCCGCCGCGGTGACTCGCGGGGTCCCGCAGCCTGCAGGGCGGCTGTTGACATCGGGTAGCGGCCCGGCGTTCTTTACTCGGGAGTGCCTGCACGTGCAGGCCGCCCTTTCTTGCCTCGGAGCCACGCCCTGTCGCGACACCGCTGGATGTCCTGGATAATGGTTGTGCTGATGGCGGGTTCGATGGTGGAACCTGCCTTTGGCGCGCTCCGGGACGGTGCTGTGCACCATGAGGCGAATGGCCTCAGTGCGGCGCACGCGCTGGTATCCTCCGGCGATCATGGTCATGAAGATGGCCCTCCGGGCGCCACACACCCCACGGACCTCGGCACGAACATGGCACTGGCGCCGACCATTGCACGCATCAACATGGCGTGCCATTCGCGTCCGCCATGACGCCGCCGCCGTCGGTCGGGTTGACGACTGAGTCCCCGCTACGCGCCCTCCGTCCGCGACTCCCTCGCATCGCCCCCGTGGTGCTGTTCCACCCCCCACGAGCCTGAGCCTCCCCGGCTGACGTCGCGGCGCCATCGCGCCACCGTCCAGCCCGCGTCCCACGCACACAATCGTCCATTGTCCTGAGATGTCCTGTGCCCGGGCTCGCGCGATGCGCGCGCTTGCGCACCGGGACCGCTGCGGACTTCACGAGGGGAAGGCATGCAACCGATTCCACTGATCGCGGTCCACGCGGTCATGATCCTGATGTTGTCTAGCAACCGTCACGCGCCTGCATTTCCACAGGGGCCGCAGATGAGTGGCATGCCATCGCCACCGGACACGATCGTGCTGACGCTGCGCGAGGCGGGTCGCCTCGCGTTGGAGCGCGAGCCCGGCCTCCAGGCTGATCGTCAGGGCGCCGCGATCGCGCGGGGCGAATACCGCCAATCTCGATTGGACGGGCTGAACCCCGCGATCGATTTCCAGCAATACGAGACCGGGGCGCTGGGCGGGACGCAGGCGTACACCGTGGGTCTCTCGCTGGAGCTGCCGTGGGCAGGTCAGCGTGGGCTCCGGATTGCCGCGGCGCGCGCCGGAATGGAGCGGGCGAACGCCACCACGGCCGATGCCGTGCGACTCGCGGAAGCCACGGTCTCGCTGGCGTTTTTCGGGGCGGTGGCGGCTGAGCGGCGCTTGCAGCTCGCCGAGCAGATGGCCGCCGCCTCCCAGCGATTCTTCGATCTCACCCGGATCCAGCTCCGCGAAGGCGAGATCAGTGCCCTGGAGGCCAACCTCACGGACATCGAATTCGGGCGCAGCAGGGCGCGTCTCCTGGCGGCGCGTCGCGACGCGACGGCCGCGCTGCTCGAACTGCGCCGATTGATCGGTGTCTCCTCGGTGACACCGATCCGGCTCGTCGACGCGGCGTGGTCGGCACCGACGGCGGTCCCCTCAACGAAGACTCCCTGATCGCGGTGGCGTTGGCAACACGCCCCGATCTCGAGGCCGGGCGTCGGCAGCTGGCGCAGTCCGCCTCGTTGCGTCGGCTTGCCGCCCGGGAAGCAATTCCCACTCCGCGGCTCAGCGCGTTCAACCAGCGGGATGCTGGGGAACAGGCCTCACGTTTCGGGCTCGGGATCTCGGTGCTGCTCCCCGTCGTCGATCGGGCCCAAGGCCGGGTGGACCAGGAGGAGGCGCGCGTCGCGCAGGCGCGATCGCGCGTTGCGGCACTCGAGTTGGCCGTTGGCGCGGAAGTCGCCGAGGCCTATCGCACCCTGCAAGCGGCGACCGAAGAAGTCTCGACGCTGGAGTCCCTTGTGCTGGGGCCCGCCCGACGGAACCTCGCCCTGGTGGACTCTGCCTATCAAGCCGGAAAGCTTGCGCTCCCAACGGTGCTCCTGATCCGCAACCAACTCCTCGATGCCGAATTGGATTTCTGGCGCGCGTGGCAGGTCCATCGTGAGGCGCTGGTGCGTCTCCATCTCGCCACGGCCACGCCGATCACCCCTGTTCCGTCGTCGCGCGCCCCCTCCGCTGAGGACAACCGATGAATACCCCCATCCGCCATTTGGCCCCTGTTACGGCCGTGCTCCTGCTCCTCACCGCATGCGGCGATCGTGCCGTGCCGTCGACGGAGGAGGTGGCGGCCACGACGTCAGCAGACAGCGCGGTTGCGGATGAAGTCCGCATCGACAGTGCGGCGGCAGCTGAGTTCGGCATCCGGGTAGACACCGTCGCGAGCGTGAGCGGGGAGATGCTCTCGGTCACCGGCTCGGTGACCTACGATGCCAACCTCGTGAGTCATATCGGCTCGAGGGCCGCCGGGCGCATCCTCACGCTACGCGCCGATATCGGCGACCAAGTCACGGCGGGATCGGTCCTGGCCATCCTCGAGAGTCCCGGAGGTTGGGGAGGTGCGGAGTGATGAACTCGAAGCCGAGGCGCTGCTCGAAATCGCCCAGGAAAACTTCAATCGCGAGCAGCGGCTCGAGCAGCAGGGCATCTCCAGTCGCAAAGAATTGCTCGATGCCAAGGCCGACCTTCGGCGTGCCGAGGCTGCGCTGCGGAGCTCCGGGAGCGACTCCGGGTGCTCGG
It encodes:
- a CDS encoding helix-turn-helix transcriptional regulator → MREAVATLAETFKMLGDPTRLRIVAALAAPDVDELCVCDLAALLGASDSAVSHSLRALRHLRLVRFRREGKIAYYRLDDAHVTQLILEGVRHVIAAGAVGAPTRRTG
- a CDS encoding FTR1 family protein; translated protein: MLIPVAGLFSISYWLFSHAEAARWQAFIRDKVGRALALGGSGALTLIAFLAVYREGAETALFFQALFAGSADVLVPLACGIAAAAKASPPDSIAPSSRNVPPVAVAPPDTTRHVTTVTLEPNQGKEIKLRMRKGARADYSWSTDHGVVNVDAHCDAVGRPSSYHGYKRGSNVGADQGTLVAAFDGNHGWFWRNRGTTPITITLVTQGTYEAVIPPR
- a CDS encoding TolC family protein, yielding MPSPPDTIVLTLREAGRLALEREPGLQADRQGAAIARGEYRQSRLDGLNPAIDFQQYETGALGGTQAYTVGLSLELPWAGQRGLRIAAARAGMERANATTADAVRLAEATVSLAFFGAVAAERRLQLAEQMAAASQRFFDLTRIQLREGEISALEANLTDIEFGRSRARLLAARRDATAALLELRRLIGVSSVTPIRLVDAAWSAPTAVPSTKTP
- a CDS encoding TolC family protein; translated protein: MVGTDGGPLNEDSLIAVALATRPDLEAGRRQLAQSASLRRLAAREAIPTPRLSAFNQRDAGEQASRFGLGISVLLPVVDRAQGRVDQEEARVAQARSRVAALELAVGAEVAEAYRTLQAATEEVSTLESLVLGPARRNLALVDSAYQAGKLALPTVLLIRNQLLDAELDFWRAWQVHREALVRLHLATATPITPVPSSRAPSAEDNR
- a CDS encoding efflux RND transporter periplasmic adaptor subunit; the encoded protein is MLLLLTACGDRAVPSTEEVAATTSADSAVADEVRIDSAAAAEFGIRVDTVASVSGEMLSVTGSVTYDANLVSHIGSRAAGRILTLRADIGDQVTAGSVLAILESPGGWGGAE